The DNA segment GACGTCGACCAGCGGCGTCACGTTGATATCGGCGATCGGACCGCCTCGGCCACCGCCGCGACGCCCGCCCCGGCGGCCACCGCCGCCACCCTTGCCTCCAACAGACATTGCCATGTGATTTACTCCGGTTCCGTCTGCGATTTACTGCGCAGCCTGGCGCGGCTGCAGCTTCTCATCGATCTGGCGCGACAGGATGGCGGAGAATTCGTCCGCGAAGCCTTCCATGCGCGCCGAGAGCTTGCCGGCGTCGGCCGAGAACTTGTTGTAGGCGATAACTGCGGGAATAGCGGCGACGAGGCCGATCGCGGTCGCGAGCAAGGCTTCTGCGATACCGGGGGCGACGACCGCGAGATTGGTCGACTTCGAACCGGCGATCGCCTGGAACGAGGTCATGATACCGACGACGGTGCCGAAGAGACCGATGAACGGGCCGGCCGAACCGATGGTCGCAAGCGATCCGAGGCGGGCGACCAGATGTTCCGATTCACGCGCCAACGTCACGTCCATGGCGCGATCGATACGCATCTGCAGGCCGATCGGCGAACGCGCGCCGCGCTCGAACGACTTCTTCCATTCGCGCATGGCGGCGACGAAGATGGCGCCCAGTCCCGTATTGGTACGCTCCGAAAGCGTGCGATAGAGTTCCTCGAGCGACTGGCCCGACCAGAAGACCTGCTCGAAATGATCGAACTGCCGGCGGGCCCGGGCATAGCTCAGATACTTGTCGATGACGATCGCCCAGGTCCATACGGAGGCCGCGAGCAGTCCGAGCATGACAAGCTTGACCACCAAGCCTGCCTGCATGAAAAGCGACCAGAGGGTGATGTCCGGTGTGGTGGCCGCTGCCAATGCTACTTGTTCCATTGATCCAAAATCCCCGAATCCAAACGCCCGGCGCTAGACCGGGCGGCTAAAAGTGATCTCACAAGAAATGTTTGGCAGCCGCCGCTGAACGCCCTGGTCAAAGCCTTCCAAGCTTACAACTGCCTTCTTGCCGTCAAATTTGGTCAAAGGAAGGCGTGCGCCGCACAAACTCCGACAACGGCAGTAAGACACTATTATGGTTAAAAGAATGTTAGCGTCGGAGCATGAAAGATTTGACGGTGACGAAGGTTATTCTGTCTCCTGGAAAGAACGGACCGGACGAAACCGGCGGCAGGCACAAAACAGTTCTTGCGCGCGGGAATTCCTTCACACAAAACTCAAGTTTTAGCAAGGAGACTTTTCGAGGCCTCCGACATCGCCACACACGGCTGCCTGCTGGCTCTAAGCAGCCTCCCTTATGGCACTAAACCACAGCCTCGGACGCCACCAGCATCTGCGCAGCCAGCTTTTCCGGTAACCGCCGCGGTTTTCCCTTGGCGTTGATTACCGCGATAATGACCTTGGCCGCGATCAGCAGCGTCTCACCGCGGCGGATTTCCTGGGACAGCACCATCTTGGCGCCACCGGCCTTCTCGGTCGTTGTGCGAATCACCAACAGGTCGTCCATTCGCGCCGGCCCCCTGAAGTCGATCTCCATACGGTGAACGACAAAAACCAGCCCCTCCTCGTCGGCATTCAGGAGCTCGCGCTGTTCCACGCCGAGGCAGCGCAGATAGTCCGTGCGGCCGCGTTCGAGGAAGTGGAGGTAGCGCGCATGATAGACGAGGCCGGAAAAATCCGTATCCTCATAATAGACTCGCTGCACCAGCCGGTGGCTACCGGCTTCCAGTTCCCCGGCAATCAGAAAGGGGCTGTTCATCGTCGCCGCATCTCCAAAAAATCTGGGGACCCTCTTTGGCCGAACTTCTGCCATCAAGCAAGCTTTGAACGATTGTCATAAATACTGACTATCCGGAATGGTGCCGGATAGCGATCGACGCAGAAGGATACGATCTCATGAAAATAGCGGTTATGGGCGGCGACGGTTTCATTGGTTGGCCAACCTCGCTGCATCTCTCCGATGCCGGTCATGAGATCCATATTCTCGACAATCTCTCCCGCCGCTGGATCGACACGGAGCTCGGTGTGCAATCGCTGACGCCGATGGATTCGATCCAGGAACGCAC comes from the Rhizobium sp. NXC24 genome and includes:
- the ybgC gene encoding tol-pal system-associated acyl-CoA thioesterase encodes the protein MNSPFLIAGELEAGSHRLVQRVYYEDTDFSGLVYHARYLHFLERGRTDYLRCLGVEQRELLNADEEGLVFVVHRMEIDFRGPARMDDLLVIRTTTEKAGGAKMVLSQEIRRGETLLIAAKVIIAVINAKGKPRRLPEKLAAQMLVASEAVV
- the tolQ gene encoding protein TolQ; this translates as MEQVALAAATTPDITLWSLFMQAGLVVKLVMLGLLAASVWTWAIVIDKYLSYARARRQFDHFEQVFWSGQSLEELYRTLSERTNTGLGAIFVAAMREWKKSFERGARSPIGLQMRIDRAMDVTLARESEHLVARLGSLATIGSAGPFIGLFGTVVGIMTSFQAIAGSKSTNLAVVAPGIAEALLATAIGLVAAIPAVIAYNKFSADAGKLSARMEGFADEFSAILSRQIDEKLQPRQAAQ